One Limimonas halophila genomic window carries:
- a CDS encoding NUDIX hydrolase has translation MTASGTPTPAVLAVVWRAGRVLLARRAKPPQAHLWGFPGGKIEFGEPMMDAAVRELREETGVTADPVAVIDAVDVIDPQTAAHHYVLIAVLTRWTAGEGRAASDVDETAWFAADQLPAARSPGVDRVASAAARRMTGTS, from the coding sequence ATGACGGCGAGCGGCACGCCCACACCGGCCGTGCTGGCGGTCGTCTGGCGGGCGGGCCGTGTGCTGCTGGCCCGCCGCGCCAAGCCGCCACAGGCGCATCTCTGGGGTTTTCCGGGCGGCAAGATCGAATTCGGTGAACCGATGATGGACGCGGCTGTGCGCGAGCTGCGCGAAGAAACCGGCGTCACCGCCGATCCGGTCGCGGTGATCGACGCCGTCGACGTCATCGACCCGCAGACAGCCGCCCACCATTACGTCCTCATTGCGGTCCTGACGCGTTGGACGGCCGGCGAGGGCCGGGCGGCCAGTGACGTCGACGAGACGGCATGGTTTGCGGCCGACCAGCTTCCCGCGGCCCGCTCCCCGGGTGTCGACCGTGTCGCCAGTGCAGCAGCGCGGCGAATGACCGGCACCAGCTGA
- a CDS encoding glycosyltransferase family 2 protein, giving the protein MKPDGPRPHGDASHSGTGARMTTVSIIIVNYFTRDYVRKCVRSIADTIGPIEHEILVVDNSHTDGVGEVVDPSTTVLTPSRNLGFGAACNLAAERASGRHLLLINPDVVVLPGAIQGALACAGRHPGAGIVGARTVQPDGSLNPGSCWRMMTTWSLLCRVAALDRLFHNNPLLNREGYGGWSRGDERPVEVVTGCFLLIGRDLWDHLGGFDERFFVYGEDADLCLRAAQLGYHPRLTPDATVIHTGGSSEPVKAGKMSRLLTAKVQLVRKHAPPRAAARQERLLLAWPYSRYLASRTARALGVTRAQAAQACWREVWGSVRHTRNRSIAAGAGSS; this is encoded by the coding sequence GTGAAGCCGGACGGGCCGCGGCCACACGGCGATGCCAGCCACAGCGGAACGGGTGCCAGGATGACGACGGTCAGCATCATCATCGTCAACTACTTCACCCGGGATTACGTGCGCAAATGCGTTCGCAGCATTGCCGACACGATCGGACCGATCGAGCACGAGATCCTCGTTGTGGACAACTCGCACACCGACGGGGTCGGCGAGGTGGTCGACCCGTCCACCACGGTGCTGACACCGTCCCGCAATCTTGGCTTCGGCGCCGCCTGCAACCTTGCAGCTGAACGGGCGAGCGGTCGTCATCTGCTGCTGATCAACCCCGACGTCGTGGTTCTGCCGGGGGCCATCCAGGGCGCGCTGGCGTGCGCCGGCCGTCATCCGGGCGCCGGGATCGTGGGGGCGCGCACCGTCCAGCCCGACGGCTCCCTGAATCCAGGCTCGTGCTGGCGGATGATGACGACGTGGTCGCTCCTCTGCCGCGTCGCGGCGCTGGACCGGCTGTTTCACAACAATCCCCTGCTCAATCGGGAAGGCTATGGGGGCTGGTCGCGCGGTGACGAGCGGCCCGTGGAGGTGGTCACGGGGTGCTTTCTGCTCATCGGCCGCGATCTCTGGGACCACCTGGGCGGCTTCGACGAGCGCTTCTTCGTCTACGGCGAGGATGCGGACCTCTGCTTGCGCGCGGCGCAGCTCGGCTACCATCCCCGGCTCACGCCGGATGCGACCGTCATCCACACGGGCGGCAGTTCCGAGCCAGTGAAGGCCGGCAAGATGAGCCGCCTGCTGACGGCCAAGGTGCAGCTCGTGCGCAAACACGCGCCGCCGCGCGCCGCGGCGCGCCAGGAACGCTTGCTGCTGGCGTGGCCCTACAGCCGCTACTTGGCATCGCGAACGGCGCGGGCGCTGGGCGTTACCCGCGCACAGGCCGCGCAAGCCTGCTGGCGGGAGGTGTGGGGAAGCGTCCGCCACACGCGGAATCGTTCGATCGCTGCCGGAGCCGGATCGAGTTGA
- a CDS encoding O-antigen ligase family protein: MSLRVSAITLLLLCTLLIPEDISIYLGGLRLTPYRLILIALLPLVLMRLLRWRPALPDTLVVIYALWIPASVIANQGLKNGLESGGVMAMETLVPYFCARTLMLRPHHFKRAFSWIVVVAAALWVLALPEAVLGHLFIRETLGAIFGNPESLPYEQRLGFTRALTTFDHPILYGMFCSSAIGLTWYLYAPTPNKRLFLMGSVAFSAMLSLSSAPYLAIVVQLLLIFWRQLSMGMTRKFTGLIVGGGAVFGAVWGMIGKNPLLYIIQGFTIEPQTGMNRLWQWEIGLDNMAARPLLGVGLLPHDKPQYFTDSIDSLWLYVGIEFGVIALAVLLLAFILVIADLERLDRLQLPPEHQQLVRGLVVTLLATGVVATTVHFWHNIYVYWFFLLGCGVQMVRLPEMASARARQQRYAQAPRMEPRLTAPWSASTAEGTAAPSHANRK, from the coding sequence ATGAGCCTGCGGGTTAGCGCCATCACGCTGCTGCTGCTTTGCACGCTGCTGATCCCGGAAGACATCTCCATCTACCTGGGCGGCCTGCGTCTGACGCCGTACCGCTTGATCCTGATCGCGCTGCTGCCGCTGGTGTTGATGCGCCTGTTGCGGTGGCGTCCGGCCCTGCCGGACACGCTTGTCGTGATCTACGCCCTGTGGATCCCGGCCAGCGTCATCGCCAACCAGGGGCTCAAGAATGGGCTGGAATCCGGCGGCGTTATGGCGATGGAAACACTGGTGCCGTATTTCTGTGCGCGCACCCTGATGTTGCGGCCGCACCACTTCAAGCGCGCGTTCAGCTGGATCGTCGTGGTGGCGGCGGCGTTGTGGGTGCTGGCCCTTCCGGAGGCCGTGCTCGGCCATTTATTCATACGCGAAACGCTCGGCGCCATATTCGGAAACCCGGAAAGCCTGCCCTATGAGCAGCGCCTGGGCTTCACGCGCGCGCTGACCACCTTCGACCACCCCATCCTGTACGGCATGTTCTGTTCCAGCGCGATCGGGCTGACCTGGTACCTCTACGCGCCAACGCCCAACAAGCGCCTGTTTCTGATGGGAAGCGTCGCGTTTTCGGCCATGCTCTCGCTGTCCAGCGCGCCGTATCTGGCGATTGTGGTTCAGCTGCTGCTCATTTTCTGGCGCCAGCTCAGCATGGGAATGACGCGCAAGTTCACCGGCCTGATCGTCGGGGGCGGCGCCGTGTTTGGCGCTGTCTGGGGGATGATCGGGAAGAACCCGCTTTTGTATATCATTCAGGGGTTTACGATCGAACCGCAGACGGGCATGAACCGGCTGTGGCAGTGGGAAATCGGGCTCGACAACATGGCCGCTCGTCCGCTTTTGGGCGTCGGCCTCTTGCCACACGACAAGCCGCAATACTTCACCGACAGCATCGACAGCCTTTGGCTCTATGTGGGGATCGAGTTCGGGGTGATCGCGCTGGCCGTGCTGCTGCTTGCGTTCATCCTGGTCATTGCCGATCTGGAACGGCTGGATCGCTTGCAGCTTCCCCCGGAGCACCAGCAGCTCGTTCGTGGGCTGGTGGTGACCCTGCTGGCGACGGGGGTCGTCGCGACAACCGTGCACTTCTGGCACAACATTTACGTATACTGGTTCTTCCTGCTCGGATGCGGTGTGCAAATGGTCCGACTGCCCGAAATGGCGTCGGCGCGCGCACGCCAACAAAGGTACGCCCAAGCGCCGCGAATGGAACCTCGCCTGACCGCGCCCTGGAGTGCGAGCACGGCTGAGGGCACAGCAGCCCCCTCTCACGCGAACAGAAAGTGA
- a CDS encoding class I SAM-dependent methyltransferase — protein MDYYERNTLGFRLRQRRFAQFRRLLEQVYDERGQVNILDMGGTGTYWRIAGSTLTDYNCHVHLVNPDLTEVPAHPNFRLERRDARDLRHLPDQAFDVVHSNSVIEHVGGWQDMRSFAREVRRLAPRYFVQTPNFWFPVEPHFRAPLFHWLPEQLRARALQHIHLGFADQKQADMDEAMCRVHGVCLLDKAQMATLFPDARIETETFALLTKSLIAVRDGLS, from the coding sequence GTGGACTACTATGAGCGCAACACCCTCGGCTTTCGGCTTCGGCAAAGGCGGTTCGCCCAGTTTCGCCGTCTTCTGGAGCAAGTCTACGATGAACGTGGACAGGTAAACATTCTGGACATGGGCGGAACCGGAACGTATTGGCGGATCGCTGGCAGCACGCTCACCGATTACAATTGCCATGTACACTTGGTGAATCCCGATTTGACAGAGGTACCGGCGCATCCCAACTTCCGCCTGGAGCGCCGTGACGCTCGGGATCTGCGGCACCTGCCCGATCAGGCATTCGACGTCGTTCATTCCAACTCGGTCATCGAACACGTTGGCGGCTGGCAGGACATGCGCAGCTTTGCCCGGGAAGTGAGACGGTTGGCGCCTCGTTATTTCGTGCAGACGCCCAACTTCTGGTTCCCCGTCGAACCCCACTTTCGGGCCCCGCTGTTCCACTGGTTGCCGGAGCAGCTTCGCGCGCGAGCCCTGCAACACATCCACCTCGGGTTTGCGGACCAGAAACAGGCCGACATGGATGAAGCCATGTGCCGGGTCCACGGCGTGTGCCTCTTGGACAAGGCACAGATGGCCACGCTATTCCCCGATGCTCGAATTGAAACGGAAACCTTTGCCCTGCTCACGAAATCGCTGATCGCAGTCCGCGACGGCCTGTCGTGA
- a CDS encoding GumC family protein, producing the protein MNDDRDLPLPSPDRRGYPSTRLQGPSQPETETGDIDLRAIFQTLWRRKFYILIPVIIAAGLSAYVASQMQPTYKAFADILIDPREKQVVSFEDVVGEMSGDAATITTEMAVITSRKLGHQVVDQLNLAENPNFSGKSFSQNLVNSTGLKEVFTAGVTAWNELVGEGHGLAIANAAQEAPAADETEKPTHSDLVDSLIKSLEVSQVAGSSFSEGHSRVIRVSAEATSPELAKRIANTTTEIYLEEQLASKREAATRAQDWLQQRVEEYRKKVEKAEREVAEYRREAGLIEADERTVTGEHLGQLNNKLAEVRTQIAEKQAELQEIEQRYGNRGLDGAIEVISSDLIGELRSQEASLKRRLAELSTEYGSKHPKMVNLRAELKDTQERIHEEVKNRLAALRNDVNVLKARERSLTEQLQTVEGDTAGLNSKQVELRALEREAEANRTIFKTFLSRLKETSARQSLQQPDARVISRADEPSDPSGPSGKLLVVGASGLTFAFACAFVLLAEQFDTTVRSPEQVENAMGVTTLSLVPKLPRLARMSLDPVFYCTRYPRSTFSEAVRNIYAAAVLLDRENPPRTLVFTSCAPGDGKSTLSASVARLLASYGYKVLLVDADLRKPRQHGVFGFHSRPGLTELLRGDVSPAACVQTEEASGLDVITAGATAEREPGLFTMKRTQPLMELFKEHYEIVILDCPPVSGLCDTRVVSALADKTVLVAKWGETRREVIRNNLVRLAETGGDIAGIVLNMVDLRKYGQYDYADSVGYDRRLITGDRSRV; encoded by the coding sequence ATGAACGACGACCGCGACCTTCCGTTGCCCAGCCCCGACCGGCGCGGCTACCCGTCGACGCGCCTGCAAGGACCGTCCCAACCGGAAACCGAGACGGGAGACATCGACCTTCGTGCGATCTTCCAGACGTTGTGGCGCCGCAAATTCTACATCCTGATTCCGGTTATCATCGCCGCGGGCCTTTCGGCCTATGTGGCGAGCCAGATGCAGCCCACTTACAAGGCGTTCGCTGATATTCTCATCGACCCACGCGAGAAGCAGGTCGTGAGCTTCGAGGACGTCGTCGGCGAGATGAGCGGCGATGCGGCGACGATCACGACGGAAATGGCGGTCATTACGTCGCGCAAACTCGGGCACCAGGTCGTCGACCAGCTGAATCTCGCCGAAAATCCGAACTTCAGCGGCAAGTCGTTTAGCCAGAACCTCGTCAATTCCACCGGCCTGAAGGAGGTGTTCACCGCGGGGGTAACGGCGTGGAACGAGCTGGTCGGGGAAGGCCACGGCTTGGCCATCGCGAACGCGGCCCAGGAGGCGCCCGCAGCCGATGAGACGGAAAAGCCCACCCACAGTGACCTTGTCGACAGCCTGATCAAATCGCTCGAGGTGTCTCAGGTCGCGGGCAGCTCGTTCTCGGAAGGACACTCGCGGGTTATCCGCGTGTCGGCGGAGGCCACCTCGCCTGAGTTGGCTAAACGGATCGCGAACACCACGACCGAAATCTACCTCGAGGAACAGCTTGCGTCGAAGCGTGAGGCTGCCACCAGGGCCCAGGACTGGCTACAGCAGCGGGTGGAGGAATACCGCAAGAAGGTGGAAAAAGCCGAGCGTGAGGTGGCGGAATACCGGCGGGAGGCCGGGCTGATCGAAGCCGACGAGCGCACGGTCACGGGCGAACACCTTGGCCAGCTCAACAACAAGCTCGCCGAGGTGCGCACGCAGATCGCGGAAAAACAGGCCGAGCTTCAGGAAATCGAGCAGCGTTATGGCAACCGCGGGCTGGATGGCGCCATCGAGGTTATTTCGTCCGACCTGATCGGTGAGTTGCGCAGCCAGGAAGCGAGTCTCAAGCGGCGGCTGGCGGAACTTTCGACCGAGTACGGCTCCAAGCATCCGAAGATGGTCAACCTGCGGGCCGAACTGAAGGACACGCAGGAACGCATTCACGAAGAGGTCAAGAACCGGCTGGCGGCCTTGCGCAACGACGTGAATGTGCTCAAGGCACGCGAACGCTCGCTGACTGAGCAGCTTCAAACCGTCGAGGGCGATACGGCCGGCCTGAACAGCAAGCAGGTTGAACTGCGCGCGCTCGAACGCGAGGCGGAGGCGAACCGCACGATCTTCAAGACCTTCCTCTCGCGCCTGAAGGAGACGTCCGCGCGCCAGTCCCTGCAACAGCCCGACGCGCGGGTGATTTCTCGCGCCGATGAGCCCTCCGATCCCTCCGGGCCGAGCGGTAAGCTCCTCGTTGTCGGGGCCTCGGGCCTTACGTTCGCGTTTGCCTGCGCGTTCGTCCTGCTCGCCGAGCAGTTCGACACGACCGTTCGCAGTCCCGAGCAGGTCGAGAACGCCATGGGTGTCACGACCCTGTCGCTGGTGCCGAAGCTGCCCCGGTTGGCGCGGATGTCGCTGGACCCGGTGTTCTATTGCACGAGATATCCAAGATCGACGTTCAGCGAGGCCGTCCGCAACATCTACGCGGCGGCGGTGCTGCTCGACCGCGAGAACCCGCCGCGCACGCTGGTGTTTACCTCGTGCGCACCGGGGGACGGGAAGAGCACCCTCTCTGCCAGCGTGGCCCGGTTGCTCGCAAGCTACGGCTACAAGGTGCTGCTGGTGGACGCGGACCTGCGCAAGCCGCGCCAACACGGTGTCTTCGGCTTCCACTCGCGCCCCGGCCTGACGGAACTCCTGCGCGGCGACGTGAGCCCGGCGGCGTGCGTTCAGACCGAGGAGGCGTCGGGGCTGGACGTCATCACCGCCGGCGCGACCGCGGAGCGCGAGCCCGGGCTGTTCACAATGAAGCGCACGCAGCCCCTGATGGAGCTGTTCAAGGAGCATTACGAGATCGTGATCCTGGACTGCCCGCCCGTTTCCGGGCTGTGCGACACCCGCGTGGTCAGTGCCCTGGCCGACAAAACGGTGCTGGTGGCCAAGTGGGGCGAGACACGGCGCGAGGTCATCCGCAACAACCTGGTGCGGTTGGCGGAGACGGGCGGCGACATCGCCGGAATCGTGCTCAACATGGTCGATCTGCGCAAATACGGCCAGTACGACTACGCTGACTCCGTGGGCTATGACCGCCGCCTGATCACAGGTGATCGCAGTCGCGTCTAG
- a CDS encoding polysaccharide biosynthesis/export family protein, translating to MRLVIALVAAALLATAQSPVAAGSGNGQAAPESNAYTLGPGDRIDLRVFGHDDISGEYQVDGSGAISVPLAGKVNVKNMTVSAAEKAVKDALQPDYLVDPSISMEILNYRPFYILGEVRKPGSYDYVSGLTVVEAVALAGGYTYRADKDDVTVVRADDPKNKEREVSQDARIMPGDKIHVPERFF from the coding sequence ATGCGTCTGGTGATTGCGCTCGTCGCCGCGGCCCTGCTTGCGACGGCGCAGAGTCCTGTGGCGGCGGGATCCGGAAATGGTCAAGCGGCACCCGAGAGTAACGCCTACACCCTCGGCCCCGGTGATCGGATCGATTTGCGGGTGTTCGGCCACGACGATATATCCGGGGAATATCAGGTCGACGGATCGGGCGCGATATCTGTCCCGCTTGCCGGTAAGGTCAACGTTAAGAACATGACCGTAAGTGCAGCGGAAAAGGCCGTCAAAGATGCCCTGCAGCCGGATTATCTGGTTGATCCGAGCATCAGCATGGAGATCCTCAACTACCGGCCGTTCTACATTCTTGGCGAAGTGCGGAAACCGGGAAGCTACGATTATGTCAGCGGGCTGACGGTGGTCGAAGCCGTGGCCCTTGCGGGTGGCTACACCTACCGCGCCGACAAGGACGACGTAACGGTCGTGCGCGCCGACGATCCCAAAAACAAGGAACGCGAGGTGAGCCAGGACGCCCGCATCATGCCTGGCGACAAAATCCATGTGCCCGAGCGCTTTTTCTAG
- a CDS encoding glycosyltransferase codes for MIFVTVGTQLPFDRLVSAVAAWHRKHADHEIFAQVGASTAAPPFPSVPFLDGPAFARTFDKADLVVSHAGIGTVLACWAREKPLVVMPRAHALGEHRTDHQIATVNRLGEELSLAAARDSEQLARLLNTAWSQLIPRRTLPPVSGERISDRINDWLKAPQP; via the coding sequence ATGATCTTCGTCACCGTCGGCACGCAGCTCCCATTCGACCGGCTGGTATCGGCGGTCGCGGCATGGCATCGCAAGCATGCGGACCACGAAATCTTCGCCCAGGTCGGGGCGTCCACGGCCGCGCCCCCGTTTCCCTCAGTGCCGTTTCTCGACGGCCCTGCATTCGCCCGTACATTCGACAAAGCCGACCTGGTGGTCAGTCACGCCGGCATCGGGACAGTCCTGGCGTGCTGGGCACGGGAAAAGCCCCTGGTGGTGATGCCACGAGCCCATGCCCTGGGCGAACACCGGACGGATCATCAGATCGCGACGGTGAACCGGCTCGGCGAGGAGTTGTCGCTGGCTGCCGCCCGGGACAGTGAGCAACTGGCCCGTCTCCTCAACACGGCCTGGTCGCAGCTCATCCCGAGACGGACGTTACCCCCGGTTAGCGGCGAGCGGATCTCCGACCGGATCAACGACTGGTTGAAGGCGCCCCAGCCATGA
- a CDS encoding glycosyltransferase — protein MNDRKPICSVIVPAYNETAVIGRLLTALTDHDAPIEVIVVCNGCADDTADRARATHPGVRVVEIPTPSKTAAINRGLREAEADITIIADADVVLTGSGAIALASEASKPGVTVVQPRVIYATDHAQSLVRAHLRAWRRNPYNETRVSYAYALSPAGRADLGTFPDVIADDEYVRRQLFDGAVWTDAASVRVFPPATLRALVRTRSRALRGARLMTREGRLPPPAPVASFWPRWTRMLASPAAVDALVYAAVTVAARWRARRYALVERWARDETTREARL, from the coding sequence ATGAACGATCGAAAGCCGATCTGTAGTGTCATCGTGCCCGCCTACAACGAGACGGCGGTCATCGGGCGGCTCCTGACTGCGCTGACGGACCATGATGCACCAATCGAGGTGATTGTCGTCTGCAACGGCTGCGCCGATGACACGGCGGACCGGGCCAGGGCAACGCACCCGGGCGTTCGGGTCGTCGAGATCCCGACACCGAGCAAGACAGCAGCCATCAACCGGGGGCTGCGGGAAGCGGAGGCGGACATCACGATCATCGCCGATGCCGATGTCGTGCTCACCGGTTCCGGCGCCATCGCGCTGGCCAGCGAAGCATCGAAGCCCGGCGTCACGGTTGTTCAGCCACGGGTGATCTACGCGACGGATCATGCGCAAAGCCTCGTCCGGGCCCACCTCCGGGCGTGGCGGCGCAATCCCTACAATGAAACCCGCGTCTCCTACGCCTACGCGCTCAGTCCCGCCGGTCGCGCTGACCTGGGCACGTTTCCAGACGTGATCGCCGACGATGAATACGTGCGCCGGCAGCTGTTTGACGGCGCCGTCTGGACCGACGCGGCGTCGGTGCGCGTCTTCCCGCCGGCAACCCTCAGGGCGCTGGTGCGCACCCGGAGCCGGGCTCTCCGAGGGGCCCGGCTGATGACCCGCGAAGGCCGTCTGCCGCCACCGGCGCCCGTCGCATCGTTCTGGCCGAGGTGGACGCGCATGCTGGCAAGCCCTGCCGCCGTAGACGCCCTGGTCTATGCCGCGGTCACTGTTGCGGCCCGCTGGCGCGCGCGCCGCTACGCACTGGTCGAGCGCTGGGCGCGGGACGAAACCACCCGCGAAGCCCGTTTGTAG
- a CDS encoding phosphomannose isomerase type II C-terminal cupin domain: MVGKDTPHAGVSARIKGLSSADSMERSAVFRPWGSFRSVHWGDGFQVKHIRVEAGQVLSLQRHRHRAEHWVVVRGVAEVTCDDAVFHLDTNQTTSIPLGAVHRLANPGEEPLDLIEVQIGAYLGEDDIERFADIYGRSDRLNSAT, translated from the coding sequence ATGGTTGGTAAGGACACACCGCACGCCGGCGTCAGCGCGCGCATCAAGGGCCTTTCCAGCGCGGACTCCATGGAGCGCTCGGCCGTCTTCCGTCCCTGGGGGAGCTTTCGCAGCGTCCACTGGGGTGACGGCTTTCAGGTCAAACACATCCGGGTCGAAGCGGGGCAGGTCCTCTCGCTCCAGCGACACCGGCACCGCGCCGAACACTGGGTCGTGGTGCGCGGCGTGGCCGAAGTGACCTGCGACGATGCGGTTTTCCACCTGGACACGAACCAGACGACCTCCATCCCGCTGGGCGCCGTGCATCGGCTTGCCAACCCCGGGGAGGAGCCACTGGACCTGATCGAGGTTCAGATCGGGGCCTATCTCGGCGAGGACGACATCGAACGCTTCGCCGACATCTACGGTCGCTCGGATCGGCTCAACTCGGCAACCTAG
- a CDS encoding LamG domain-containing protein — MAITVSNGSELRSALNSTSGGETIELASGNYGSVDLSGFNFSEKVTITSQEQLGATFNHIDMSGSSGMTLSDVTVHVPNGNQDRAVWIRNSDDIDIVNSELKGSVDGNFTNDELGMKVENSSSINVSNNEMHNFFKGAKFRETTDLTVRENNVHDMQKDGLNFVGVQDVLVENNLVRDMHPVEESAHTDFIQFWNIQTDMKSSDVTIRGNALLQGNEFQTQGMFIGDPPSGGYQNFTIEDNLIYTSHVHGITGANLQNSSVSNNTVLTAPGVDWDATIRPSGDNIELKNNVTTGFRNKSGADDASGNLVVQYTDPNGENYYGDLFQNAFDNSGISVEDLMPVAGSKVDFGSGMGAEERLQEIANGANVGGRVEDGSATDGNADDTTSSDDTTTDDSSSDGGSTDGSDSGSTDGGSTGGDETTDGGQTGDGVAYELGERTFDGSTGSAVVVPHDPAFATEEGTLAMTFTPDSASGAQGLFSKDSTGFDNGGHLTVRLVDGSIEVRLQSDSASHEVVASKAVSAGETNTMALTFGNDGMQLYVNGELADSAGYGGGMANNAEPMVIGANQWASGNESADVIQEGFDGTIASTKLFTRALTQDEVSNLGNSDGGSQDDTAETGDGGTSDDGGTQDGADGESSAPDDDAPADPGEAEGPSNVLMLGGEDQTVEVPFDAQVRGTSAPETVNVGEGAHVQFGANDGDSIELAGDFADYDLTSGGNTLSFVNGDTRADVSLNAETEIVFGDGMANADIGLTDNGVELTLGGQAVGSDFDRSEVNLDGSEVSGDDAMPAMPSQGGPAPVQTGTSAGENIDGNQDGTIAGNGGDDRFVFGQQQTDVEITDFSADDQLLFTDGVTEDDVVVSNADGGDGSVSLAVGEVGVTVTGISAEADGGIADTSTFEGAFGVDSLAFA; from the coding sequence ATGGCGATCACAGTTTCCAACGGCAGTGAGCTCCGGTCGGCGCTCAACAGCACAAGCGGCGGCGAGACCATCGAGCTCGCTTCGGGGAACTACGGAAGTGTGGATCTCAGCGGTTTCAACTTCTCCGAGAAGGTAACGATTACCTCGCAGGAGCAGCTGGGCGCCACGTTCAACCACATCGACATGTCGGGCTCCAGCGGCATGACGCTGTCGGACGTCACGGTTCATGTCCCGAACGGCAACCAGGACCGTGCCGTCTGGATCCGCAACAGCGACGACATCGACATCGTCAACTCCGAACTCAAAGGTTCGGTTGATGGCAACTTCACGAACGACGAACTCGGCATGAAGGTCGAGAATTCAAGCTCGATCAACGTGTCAAACAATGAGATGCACAACTTTTTCAAGGGTGCCAAGTTCCGTGAGACCACGGATCTGACGGTGCGTGAGAACAACGTCCACGACATGCAGAAAGACGGGTTGAACTTCGTCGGCGTCCAAGACGTCCTGGTCGAAAACAATCTCGTCCGCGACATGCACCCTGTGGAGGAATCCGCGCACACGGACTTCATCCAGTTCTGGAACATCCAGACGGACATGAAATCGTCGGACGTTACCATTCGCGGAAACGCCCTTCTTCAGGGCAATGAATTCCAGACACAGGGCATGTTCATCGGCGACCCGCCGTCTGGTGGTTATCAGAACTTCACGATCGAAGATAACCTCATCTACACAAGCCACGTCCACGGCATTACTGGGGCAAACCTGCAAAACAGCAGTGTCAGCAACAACACTGTGTTGACGGCCCCGGGTGTAGATTGGGACGCGACAATTCGCCCGAGTGGCGACAACATCGAACTCAAAAACAACGTGACAACCGGTTTTCGAAACAAGTCGGGCGCGGACGACGCGAGTGGAAATCTCGTTGTCCAATATACAGACCCGAACGGCGAAAACTATTACGGCGACCTTTTCCAGAACGCCTTCGACAATTCGGGCATCTCGGTCGAAGACCTGATGCCGGTCGCAGGCAGCAAGGTCGACTTCGGCTCCGGCATGGGCGCCGAGGAACGGCTGCAGGAGATCGCAAACGGGGCGAACGTCGGCGGGCGCGTCGAGGATGGCAGCGCGACCGACGGCAACGCGGACGACACAACCTCGAGCGACGATACGACCACGGACGACAGCTCCAGCGACGGCGGCTCGACCGACGGGAGCGATTCCGGTTCCACGGACGGCGGCAGCACTGGCGGCGATGAGACGACCGACGGTGGGCAGACGGGCGACGGCGTGGCCTACGAGCTGGGCGAGCGTACCTTTGACGGCTCCACCGGCTCTGCCGTGGTCGTGCCGCACGATCCCGCGTTCGCGACCGAGGAAGGCACCCTGGCGATGACCTTCACGCCGGACAGCGCGTCCGGGGCTCAGGGGCTATTCTCCAAGGACTCGACCGGCTTCGACAATGGCGGGCACCTGACGGTGCGCTTGGTTGATGGGTCGATCGAGGTCCGCCTGCAGAGCGATAGTGCGTCCCACGAAGTCGTGGCCTCCAAGGCCGTGTCCGCCGGCGAGACGAACACCATGGCGCTGACCTTCGGCAACGACGGCATGCAGCTCTACGTTAATGGCGAGTTGGCCGACAGCGCGGGCTACGGCGGCGGCATGGCGAACAACGCCGAGCCCATGGTGATCGGCGCCAATCAGTGGGCGAGCGGCAACGAAAGCGCCGACGTCATTCAAGAGGGCTTCGACGGCACCATTGCCAGCACGAAGCTGTTCACCCGCGCGCTCACCCAAGACGAGGTGAGCAACCTCGGCAACAGCGACGGCGGGTCCCAGGACGACACCGCCGAGACCGGGGACGGGGGCACCAGCGATGATGGCGGCACCCAGGACGGCGCCGACGGCGAGTCGTCCGCCCCGGATGACGATGCGCCCGCCGATCCCGGCGAAGCCGAAGGCCCGTCGAACGTCCTGATGCTGGGCGGCGAAGATCAGACGGTCGAGGTGCCGTTCGATGCCCAAGTGCGGGGTACCAGCGCGCCCGAAACCGTGAACGTCGGCGAGGGCGCACACGTGCAGTTCGGCGCCAACGACGGCGATAGCATCGAGCTGGCCGGCGACTTTGCCGACTACGACTTGACCTCCGGCGGCAACACGCTGTCGTTCGTCAACGGCGACACGCGGGCCGACGTGTCGCTGAACGCCGAAACCGAGATCGTTTTCGGCGACGGCATGGCGAACGCCGACATCGGCCTGACCGACAACGGCGTCGAACTGACGCTGGGTGGCCAGGCCGTCGGATCCGACTTCGACCGCTCCGAGGTCAACCTCGACGGCAGTGAGGTCTCCGGCGACGACGCCATGCCGGCGATGCCCTCCCAGGGCGGCCCGGCGCCGGTGCAAACTGGGACCTCGGCCGGCGAGAACATCGACGGCAACCAGGACGGGACGATCGCCGGGAACGGCGGTGACGACCGCTTCGTCTTCGGCCAGCAGCAAACCGACGTTGAGATCACCGATTTCTCGGCTGACGATCAGCTGCTCTTCACGGACGGGGTCACGGAAGACGACGTCGTGGTCAGTAACGCGGATGGTGGCGACGGCTCTGTCAGCCTTGCCGTCGGCGAAGTGGGTGTCACCGTCACGGGCATCAGTGCTGAGGCCGACGGCGGCATCGCCGACACGAGCACCTTCGAAGGTGCCTTCGGCGT